A window from Branchiostoma lanceolatum isolate klBraLanc5 chromosome 9, klBraLanc5.hap2, whole genome shotgun sequence encodes these proteins:
- the LOC136441208 gene encoding gastrula zinc finger protein XlCGF26.1-like, protein MVCESENDKIDSVGESLAEGNEEMTSEPNDVKNTTKQQFSCSQCFKHFKTRKTFESHMKKVHKCKFLPCKICKKGYESQEVLDEHLLKLHGVKKTKGRPRFVGPFTCNNCKKVFDKRKSFTNHSQSCGTGKVFACESCSKVFVRQDSLKSHNERHHSETPPQHQCEVCGRQFYKRDKLRRHQVIHMPTEKQPTIKKFNCETCSNRYCSRTELEIHTRTHTGEKPSLCEHCGKCFTCERDTKKHILRMHSNWRETANLHHCSICNKSFLEKCNMLKHVSAVHADNRPFPCDQCEYRGKNKRDLQRHQNRHMEEKPFSCFVCSKRYNSNEALNYHKRAHHGMDKVYKCKDCGTEFHVREAYNHHMKSHKRASEIDTVVNLVVERQREDPEEEGSKKEEKPESLVEDKEERNTEEVAGTSQEVATIIFVPLTS, encoded by the exons ATGGTTTGCGAGTCTGAAAATGATAAGATCGACTCCGTTGGAGAAAGTTTAGCAGAAGGTAACGAAGAAATGACGTCTGAACCAAACGACGtcaaaaacaccacaaaacagCAGTTTTCTTGCAGCCAGTGTTTCAAACACTTCAAGACGAGAAAGACCTTCGAAAGTCACATGAAGAAGGTCCACAAGTGCAAGTTTTTACCGTGCAAGATCTGCAAGAAAGGTTACGAAAGCCAAGAGGTCTTGGACGAGCACCTGTTGAAATTGCATGGTGTTAAAAAGACAAAAGGAAGGCCACGTTTTGTTGGGCCCTTTACGTGCAACAACTGCAAGAAAGTTTTCGACAAAAGGAAATCGTTCACCAACCACAGCCAAAGCTGTGGCACGGGCAAGGTCTTCGCGTGTGAGAGTTGCTCGAAGGTATTCGTGCGCCAGGATTCTTTGAAGTCTCACAACGAAAGGCACCACTCAGAG ACCCCTCCACAGCACCAGTGTGAGGTTTGTGGCAGACAGTTCTACAAAAGGGACAAGTTACGCAGGCACCAAGTCATCCACATGCCCACCGAGAAGCAGCCAACGATCAAGAAGTTCAACTGTGAAACCTGCAGCAATCGTTATTGCAGCAG AACGGAGTTGGAGATCCACACACGGACccataccggtgagaagccaAGTTTGTGTGAACACTGTGGAAAATGCTTCACCTGTGAAAG GGATACAAAAAAGCACATCCTGAGAATGCACAGTAATTGGAGGGAGACGGCCAACCTGCATCACTGCTCCATCTGCAATAAGAGTTTCCTGGAGAAGTGCAACATGCTGAAACATGTCAGCGCCGTGCACGCCGACAACAGGCCTTTTCCCTGTGACCAGTGTGAATACAG AGGAAAGAACAAGAGAGACCTACAACGACACCAGAACCGCCACATGGAGGAGAAACCATTCAGCTGTTTCGTCTGCAGCAAGAGGTACAACTCCAACGAGGCGCTGAACTACCACAAACGGGCGCATCACGGGATGGACAAG GTCTACAAATGCAAGGACTGCGGCACCGAGTTCCACGTCAGGGAAGCGTACAACCACCACATGAAGAGCCACAAGAGAGCGTCGGAGATAGACACGGTGGTAAACTTAGTCGTAGAGCGTCAGAGGGAAGACCCAGAAGAAGAAGGTAGTAAGAAAGAGGAAAAACCTGAATCCCTTGttgaagacaaagaagaaaggaATACAGAAGAGGTGGCAGGGACTTCGCAGGAGGTAGCGACAATCATTTTTGTACCTTTGACATCGTAA